A single window of Geothermobacter hydrogeniphilus DNA harbors:
- the arsS gene encoding arsenosugar biosynthesis radical SAM (seleno)protein ArsS (Some members of this family are selenoproteins.) has translation MNEFDRTVRKNTGRDLNADIPRIIQVNVGLRCNLSCRHCHVEGSPRRTEVMSAQTMQSVRRLADAFPGSQVDITGGAPELNPGLKPFIAGLRKSGHPVQVRTNLTVLFEEGQQQTPDFFRDQQVQLVASLPCYLDSNVDAQRGSGVYRRSIEALRLLNSLGYGRDPQLPLNLVFNPGGPSLPPGQEGLENDYRDYLRQEHGVEFTRLLTITNMPIGRFLEDLRRREQEENYRALLEDSFNPMTVDGLMCRHQICVAWDGTLADCDFNIVLGLGLQDGLPQHIDDLDPGCLDGRTIATGSHCFGCTAGCGSSCGGALVA, from the coding sequence ATGAACGAGTTCGATCGTACCGTCCGGAAGAATACCGGCCGGGATCTCAATGCGGACATCCCCCGTATCATCCAGGTCAATGTCGGTCTGCGCTGCAATCTCAGCTGCCGTCACTGCCACGTCGAGGGTTCCCCCCGTCGGACCGAAGTCATGAGTGCTCAGACCATGCAGTCGGTGCGGCGTCTGGCCGATGCCTTTCCCGGCAGCCAGGTCGATATTACCGGCGGCGCACCGGAACTGAATCCGGGACTCAAACCGTTTATTGCCGGGTTGCGCAAAAGCGGGCATCCGGTTCAGGTGCGAACCAATCTGACCGTCCTGTTTGAAGAAGGTCAGCAGCAGACCCCGGATTTCTTTCGCGACCAGCAGGTGCAGCTGGTTGCCTCCCTACCCTGCTACCTCGACAGTAATGTTGATGCCCAGCGCGGCAGCGGTGTCTATCGTCGCAGCATCGAGGCGTTGCGGTTGTTGAACAGTCTCGGTTACGGCCGCGACCCGCAGCTGCCGCTGAACCTGGTCTTCAACCCCGGCGGTCCCAGCCTTCCCCCCGGCCAGGAAGGACTGGAAAACGACTATCGCGACTACCTGCGGCAGGAACACGGGGTCGAGTTCACCCGTCTGCTGACGATTACCAATATGCCCATCGGCCGGTTTCTTGAGGACCTGCGGCGTCGGGAACAGGAGGAGAACTATCGCGCCCTGCTGGAGGATTCCTTCAACCCGATGACGGTGGACGGCCTGATGTGTCGTCACCAGATCTGTGTCGCCTGGGATGGGACCCTGGCCGACTGTGACTTCAACATTGTGCTTGGGCTCGGGCTTCAGGATGGCCTGCCGCAGCATATCGACGATCTCGATCCCGGGTGCCTGGATGGACGAACCATTGCCACCGGCAGTCACTGCTTCGGTTGTACCGCCGGCTGCGGTTCTTCCTGCGGCGGCGCCCTGGTCGCCTGA
- a CDS encoding response regulator — translation MSQKILVVDDCRLTREITRDMLDEAGFEVVTAECALSANPLIEASPPPDLILMDVVLPDVSGDRKARRMKSREVSRTIPVVLISTKPRDELRRLARQSGADGFLQKPLSRSLLLEEINRLLSS, via the coding sequence ATGTCGCAGAAGATTCTGGTCGTTGATGACTGTCGTCTGACTCGTGAAATTACCCGGGATATGCTGGATGAAGCCGGGTTTGAAGTGGTTACGGCCGAGTGCGCGCTGTCGGCCAACCCGTTGATTGAAGCGTCCCCGCCGCCCGACCTGATCCTGATGGACGTGGTCCTGCCGGATGTTTCCGGCGACCGCAAGGCTCGGCGCATGAAATCGCGGGAGGTAAGTCGGACGATTCCGGTGGTGCTGATCTCGACCAAGCCGCGCGACGAGTTGCGACGCCTCGCCCGTCAGTCCGGAGCCGACGGGTTCCTGCAGAAGCCGCTCAGCCGGTCGTTGCTGCTGGAGGAAATCAATCGCCTGCTCTCTTCCTGA
- a CDS encoding ATP-dependent helicase, translating into MNNLLRGLNDPQRQAVTHGDGPLLILAGAGSGKTRTLIHRVAWLIEERGVPPWQILAVTFTNKAAGEMKERLERLLGGGELPWVATFHATCVRILRQEIAALGYSRDFTIYDDQDQKRLLKDLLAERGISEKTLRPNALAAAIDRAKNNGLLPGQLPAGGYLEELIDDLYALYQQRLQQANAVDFGDLLLLTVRLFSEHPEVLERWRQRFHYLLVDEFQDTNGVQYRLVDLLAREHRNLCVVGDDDQSIYAWRGAEIGNILGFERDYPGTVTIRLEQNYRSTGTILEAAGEVVSRNVDRKGKTLWTENDAGEPLVLEALPDDLEEARFVARQIGQLRGDGLHLRDMAVFYRTNAQSRVLEEALVRERIPYAMFGGLKFFARMEIKDVLAYLRVLVNPADSVSAKRIINVPPRGIGKTTVGRIEPFEAEAGGFLPACRLALERGGLGGAAARRVRAFVEMMDSFARRLERLPYPQLTAELIEETGYGPALREEKTREAKERLQNLEELLKGMEEHRGSEAGLGDYLEQVALVTDLDSYDRSLDRVTLMTLHAAKGLEFPVVFMTGMEEGLFPHSRSGDEEDVEEERRLCYVGMTRAMRRLFLTHARRRRVFGSYQYNARSRFLDEIPLRLLAQPADSGLRRPAEHNLASVFSQVPQAPEIEEPETGFEEVRLVPEAEEGLRIGLRVRHVKFGLGTVRRIEGRGDNQKVIVFFNTVGAKKLLLKFAGLEPA; encoded by the coding sequence ATGAATAACCTGCTGCGAGGGCTCAACGATCCCCAGCGGCAGGCGGTGACCCATGGTGACGGTCCGTTGCTGATTCTGGCCGGGGCCGGGTCGGGCAAGACTCGGACCCTGATTCATCGGGTCGCCTGGCTGATTGAAGAGCGCGGTGTGCCGCCCTGGCAGATCCTCGCCGTGACCTTTACCAACAAGGCCGCCGGGGAGATGAAGGAACGCCTTGAGCGTCTGCTCGGTGGGGGGGAATTGCCGTGGGTGGCGACGTTTCATGCCACCTGCGTCCGCATTCTGCGGCAGGAGATCGCGGCCCTCGGCTATTCCCGTGACTTCACCATTTATGACGACCAGGACCAGAAACGGCTGCTCAAGGATCTGCTCGCCGAGCGCGGTATCAGTGAAAAGACCCTGCGGCCGAACGCCCTGGCCGCGGCTATCGACCGGGCCAAGAACAACGGCCTGCTGCCGGGACAGCTGCCGGCCGGCGGTTACCTCGAAGAGCTGATCGATGATCTTTATGCCCTGTACCAGCAGCGCCTGCAGCAGGCCAATGCGGTTGATTTCGGTGACCTGCTGCTGCTGACCGTGCGACTGTTCAGCGAACATCCCGAAGTGCTGGAACGCTGGCGGCAGCGCTTTCACTACCTGCTGGTGGATGAGTTTCAGGATACCAACGGCGTCCAGTATCGGCTGGTCGACCTGCTGGCGCGGGAACACCGCAACCTCTGCGTGGTCGGCGACGATGACCAGTCGATCTATGCCTGGCGCGGAGCCGAGATCGGTAATATTCTCGGCTTCGAGCGGGACTATCCCGGTACCGTCACCATCCGTCTGGAACAGAATTACCGTTCGACCGGGACCATCCTCGAAGCGGCCGGCGAGGTGGTGTCGCGGAATGTCGATCGTAAGGGCAAAACCCTCTGGACCGAAAACGATGCCGGGGAACCGCTGGTCCTGGAAGCCCTGCCGGATGATCTTGAAGAAGCACGGTTTGTCGCCCGGCAGATCGGCCAATTGCGCGGAGACGGGCTGCATCTGCGTGACATGGCAGTGTTTTACCGGACCAATGCCCAGTCCCGGGTGCTGGAGGAGGCCCTGGTTCGCGAGCGCATTCCCTATGCCATGTTCGGCGGCCTGAAGTTTTTCGCCCGCATGGAGATCAAGGACGTGCTCGCCTACCTGCGGGTGCTGGTCAACCCGGCCGACTCGGTATCGGCGAAGCGGATCATCAACGTTCCGCCGCGCGGTATCGGCAAGACCACCGTCGGTAGGATCGAGCCTTTCGAGGCGGAAGCCGGCGGTTTCCTCCCGGCCTGCCGCCTTGCTCTTGAGCGGGGCGGCCTGGGCGGGGCCGCCGCCCGTCGGGTGCGGGCCTTTGTTGAAATGATGGACTCCTTCGCGCGGCGTCTGGAAAGGCTGCCTTACCCGCAACTGACCGCCGAACTGATCGAGGAAACCGGCTACGGTCCGGCTCTGCGTGAAGAGAAGACCCGCGAGGCGAAGGAACGGCTGCAGAACCTCGAGGAACTGCTCAAGGGAATGGAGGAACACCGCGGCAGCGAGGCCGGTCTCGGCGATTACCTGGAACAGGTCGCCCTGGTGACGGATCTCGACTCCTACGACCGCAGCCTCGACCGGGTGACGCTGATGACCCTGCACGCGGCCAAGGGGCTTGAATTTCCGGTGGTTTTCATGACCGGTATGGAAGAAGGACTCTTTCCGCACAGTCGCAGTGGCGATGAGGAGGATGTCGAGGAGGAACGACGGCTCTGCTATGTCGGCATGACCCGCGCCATGCGTCGGCTTTTTCTGACACACGCCCGGCGGCGGCGGGTATTCGGCAGTTACCAGTACAATGCCCGCAGCCGTTTCCTGGATGAAATCCCGCTGCGCCTGCTGGCGCAACCGGCCGACTCCGGTCTGCGCAGACCCGCGGAGCACAACCTGGCCTCGGTTTTTTCCCAGGTGCCTCAGGCTCCGGAGATTGAGGAACCGGAAACCGGTTTCGAGGAGGTGCGACTGGTTCCCGAAGCCGAGGAGGGGTTGCGTATCGGCCTGCGGGTGCGGCACGTCAAGTTCGGCCTGGGGACCGTACGGCGTATCGAGGGGCGGGGAGACAATCAGAAGGTGATTGTCTTTTTCAATACGGTCGGCGCGAAAAAACTGTTGCTCAAGTTCGCCGGTCTGGAGCCCGCCTGA
- a CDS encoding chloride channel protein has product MSFANRLFKKLQRLLTGALPRIRISENTFLIILAVLIGILGGLGNYLFRQTIELVHQLVFEQSLDLLQISFDQWTPQRALVALLPALGGLLILPLWIFFGKDLKGGFAGFLVRVNLQGAKLPLRPLFTRGLGAAITLGTGGSAGQEGPIAVIGGTIGSQFGKLFKMSGDRLKVLVACGAAAGVAATFNAPIAGVFFATEIVLLSSFELASFTSIVIASGMATVVSRALLGNISELSAPPYFVNSPWEMGLYLLLGIFVGILSVGFIDLHFYIKDRIDAIPLPRLAKPVLGGLLVGLIGMVLPQVFGNGYGFMETVLFGEGALWLLAGLVLAKAVATSITLGSGLPGGMFAPCLFLGAVAGGAFGHLAVLVFPEAHLSPGAYALVGMGTFLSAATNAPMTAIFLLFEITDSYQVIIPIMLACVIGTSIARHFKKDSLETVELSRAGIDLEAGKERNIMKALKVGEVMARDVETVPENMTLGQFAEFIASTRHTNFPLVNRKGELTGIISVQDFMGVVFERDLMDLVVVKELASVNVITAHAEEDLDTAMRKIGYRNIEQLPVVDRETHRKLVGIISRRDMVSAYNRALMSRSLGDDDE; this is encoded by the coding sequence TTGTCTTTCGCCAACCGCCTGTTCAAAAAACTGCAACGCCTGCTGACCGGAGCCCTGCCGCGTATCCGTATCAGTGAAAACACCTTCCTGATCATCCTCGCGGTTCTCATCGGTATTCTCGGAGGCCTCGGCAATTACCTTTTTCGTCAGACCATCGAACTGGTTCACCAGCTGGTTTTTGAACAGAGCCTTGACCTGTTGCAGATCTCCTTCGATCAATGGACTCCGCAGCGGGCCCTGGTTGCGCTGCTGCCGGCCCTCGGCGGTCTGCTGATCCTGCCGTTGTGGATCTTTTTCGGCAAGGACCTGAAAGGCGGTTTCGCCGGCTTCCTGGTGCGGGTCAACCTGCAGGGGGCCAAGCTGCCGCTGCGACCGCTCTTCACCCGCGGGCTGGGGGCGGCGATCACCCTCGGTACCGGCGGCAGTGCCGGGCAGGAAGGGCCGATCGCGGTTATCGGCGGTACGATCGGCAGCCAGTTCGGCAAGCTGTTCAAGATGAGCGGCGACCGGCTCAAGGTGCTGGTCGCCTGCGGTGCCGCGGCCGGGGTGGCGGCGACCTTCAACGCGCCGATCGCCGGCGTTTTTTTCGCTACCGAAATCGTCCTGCTCTCTTCCTTCGAGCTGGCCAGTTTCACCTCCATCGTCATCGCCAGTGGTATGGCGACGGTTGTTTCCCGCGCCCTGCTGGGCAATATCTCTGAACTTTCCGCGCCCCCCTATTTCGTCAACAGTCCCTGGGAAATGGGACTCTACCTGCTGCTGGGGATTTTTGTCGGGATCCTGTCGGTCGGTTTCATCGACCTGCATTTTTATATCAAGGACCGCATTGACGCGATCCCCCTGCCGCGTCTGGCCAAGCCGGTCCTCGGCGGGCTGCTGGTCGGACTGATCGGCATGGTCCTTCCCCAGGTGTTCGGCAACGGTTACGGGTTCATGGAGACAGTGCTGTTCGGCGAAGGGGCCCTGTGGCTGCTGGCCGGCCTGGTGCTGGCCAAGGCGGTGGCCACCTCGATCACCCTCGGCTCCGGTCTCCCGGGCGGTATGTTTGCCCCCTGTCTGTTTCTCGGCGCGGTGGCCGGTGGTGCCTTCGGCCACCTCGCGGTGCTGGTTTTTCCAGAGGCCCATCTTTCTCCCGGCGCTTACGCCCTGGTCGGCATGGGAACTTTTCTGTCGGCGGCGACCAACGCGCCAATGACCGCCATCTTCCTGCTGTTCGAGATCACCGACAGCTATCAGGTCATCATCCCGATCATGCTGGCCTGCGTCATCGGCACCTCCATCGCTCGTCATTTCAAGAAAGACAGCCTGGAGACGGTTGAACTGTCACGGGCCGGTATCGACCTTGAAGCCGGTAAGGAACGCAACATCATGAAGGCGCTCAAGGTCGGCGAGGTGATGGCCCGGGACGTGGAAACGGTTCCCGAGAACATGACCCTCGGCCAGTTCGCCGAATTTATCGCCAGCACCCGGCACACAAATTTCCCGCTGGTCAACCGGAAGGGTGAGTTGACCGGGATCATCTCGGTGCAGGATTTCATGGGAGTGGTTTTTGAGCGCGACCTGATGGATCTGGTGGTGGTCAAGGAACTGGCCAGCGTCAATGTTATCACCGCCCACGCCGAGGAGGATCTGGATACCGCCATGCGCAAAATCGGTTATCGCAACATTGAACAGCTGCCGGTGGTCGACCGCGAGACGCACCGCAAGCTGGTCGGCATCATTTCCCGTCGCGACATGGTCTCGGCTTACAACCGGGCGCTGATGTCACGCTCCCTGGGGGATGACGATGAATAA
- the glmS gene encoding glutamine--fructose-6-phosphate transaminase (isomerizing) — protein MCGIVGYIGSQQASDIVIEGLRKLEYRGYDSAGIAALDAGRIALRRAEGKLVNLETLLRQQPVPGCVGIGHTRWATHGRPSETNAHPHQAGVIVVVHNGIIENYLELKERLIGLGHNFRSETDTEIIAHLIEQHFNDSGDFEAAVRAALSEVHGAYAVAVLCEAEPDKLIAAKLGSPLVVGQGQGEYFVASDIPAMLSHTREMVFLEDGELVVFNRSSMQVSTLAGTPLQKTPKTITWSPMMAEKGGYRHFMLKEIYEQPRAVADTIAGRLKDEEGDVHLESLGLDDKELQSLKKVFIIACGTSWHAALVGKFYIEKLARIPVEVDIASEFRYRDPIVDEDTLTLLISQSGETADTLAGLREAKGKGGRTVCICNVVDSSIARESDGVIYTHAGPEIGVASTKAFTTQLIGLYLFALRLGRVRGQLSAEECRRRVAELVSLPRKLETALELDVPIENIAKAFAHARDFLYLGRGNQYPIALEGALKLKEISYIHAEGYPAGEMKHGPIALIDENLPVVVLVPHNETYEKVISNMEEVRARGGRVIAVATRAETGLRDKCDALIELPETSDELMPILTSVPLQLLAYHVAVIKGTDVDQPRNLAKSVTVE, from the coding sequence ATGTGTGGAATTGTCGGATATATCGGATCGCAGCAGGCTTCAGATATTGTCATCGAGGGGTTGCGGAAGCTTGAATACCGTGGTTACGATTCAGCCGGGATCGCGGCCCTGGATGCCGGCCGCATTGCACTTCGTCGGGCCGAGGGCAAACTGGTCAACCTTGAAACCCTCCTGCGGCAGCAGCCGGTTCCCGGCTGTGTCGGCATCGGACACACCCGCTGGGCCACCCATGGCCGACCGTCGGAGACCAACGCCCATCCGCACCAGGCCGGTGTCATCGTCGTGGTCCACAACGGCATCATCGAAAACTACCTGGAACTCAAGGAACGCCTGATCGGTCTCGGGCACAACTTTCGTTCGGAAACCGACACCGAAATTATCGCCCACCTGATCGAGCAGCATTTCAACGACAGCGGCGATTTCGAGGCCGCGGTCCGCGCCGCGCTCAGCGAGGTTCACGGCGCTTATGCGGTGGCGGTGCTCTGTGAGGCCGAGCCGGACAAACTGATCGCCGCCAAACTCGGCTCCCCGCTGGTGGTCGGCCAGGGGCAGGGAGAATATTTCGTCGCCTCGGACATTCCGGCGATGCTCTCCCATACCCGTGAGATGGTTTTTCTCGAAGACGGTGAACTGGTGGTTTTCAATCGCTCGTCGATGCAGGTTTCGACCCTGGCCGGCACGCCGCTGCAGAAGACACCGAAAACCATCACCTGGTCGCCGATGATGGCCGAGAAGGGTGGCTACCGACATTTCATGCTCAAGGAAATCTATGAGCAGCCGCGGGCGGTCGCCGATACCATTGCCGGTCGGCTCAAGGATGAGGAGGGCGATGTCCACCTGGAGAGTCTCGGTCTTGACGACAAGGAGTTGCAAAGCCTGAAAAAGGTTTTCATCATTGCCTGCGGGACATCCTGGCACGCGGCCCTGGTCGGCAAGTTCTATATCGAGAAACTGGCGCGGATTCCGGTCGAGGTTGATATTGCCAGCGAATTCCGCTATCGCGATCCGATTGTCGATGAGGATACCCTGACCCTGCTGATCAGCCAGAGCGGCGAGACCGCCGATACCCTGGCCGGATTGCGTGAGGCGAAAGGCAAAGGCGGTCGCACCGTCTGCATCTGCAACGTGGTCGACTCTTCCATCGCCCGGGAAAGCGACGGAGTCATCTATACCCATGCCGGGCCGGAAATCGGCGTCGCCTCGACCAAGGCGTTTACCACCCAACTGATCGGTCTCTACCTGTTCGCCCTGCGTCTCGGTCGGGTGCGCGGGCAGCTCAGCGCCGAGGAATGTCGGCGGCGGGTCGCCGAGCTGGTCAGCCTGCCGCGCAAGCTTGAAACCGCCCTGGAACTGGATGTGCCGATCGAGAATATCGCCAAGGCCTTTGCCCATGCCAGAGATTTTCTCTACCTCGGGCGCGGCAATCAGTATCCGATTGCCCTGGAAGGAGCGCTGAAACTGAAGGAGATTTCCTACATCCATGCCGAGGGCTATCCCGCCGGAGAGATGAAGCATGGACCAATCGCGCTGATCGATGAGAACCTGCCGGTGGTGGTGCTGGTGCCGCACAATGAAACTTACGAAAAGGTTATTTCCAACATGGAGGAGGTCCGGGCACGCGGCGGTCGGGTGATCGCGGTGGCCACCCGGGCCGAAACCGGTCTGCGCGACAAGTGCGACGCGCTGATCGAACTGCCGGAAACCAGCGATGAACTGATGCCGATTCTGACCTCGGTGCCGTTGCAGCTGCTGGCCTACCACGTGGCGGTGATCAAAGGGACCGATGTTGATCAACCGCGCAACCTGGCCAAGAGCGTCACCGTGGAGTAA
- the glmU gene encoding bifunctional UDP-N-acetylglucosamine diphosphorylase/glucosamine-1-phosphate N-acetyltransferase GlmU, translating to MMETQLAAVVLAAGQGTRLKSQRPKVLHPLAGRPLAAWPLDCARQLGCAPTVLVTGHGAEQVEAALAATGVDFVRQPEQLGTGHALLCARPVLEDFRGTLLLLCGDVPLLRLETLRRLLQLHRDRQAAVTVLTAELDDPYGYGRIVRVGDQVEGIVEEKDASAEQRRIREINTGIYLFEVPFVFEALAGVGRDNAQGEYYLTDVVAAARRAGHTVCALATGDADEAMGINDRVQLAAAESIMRRRINTMHLRNGVSILDPETTYIEAGVEIGADTTLLPGTILRGATVIGRDCAIGPHVTIDACRVADRVNIKAGSVLAESDIGPGTDIGPMAHLRPGTRLAGENKIGNFVETKKAEIGFGSKASHLTYLGDCELGSGVNIGCGTITCNYDGVNKHRTVIEDDVFVGSDTQFVAPVRIGRNSLVGAGSTITRDVPPDSLALSRVEQKVIEGWVRRRKMKK from the coding sequence ATGATGGAAACGCAGTTGGCCGCAGTGGTTCTGGCGGCCGGGCAGGGGACCCGCTTGAAATCGCAGCGTCCCAAGGTGCTGCATCCGCTGGCCGGTCGGCCGCTGGCGGCCTGGCCGCTGGACTGCGCTCGGCAGCTCGGTTGCGCGCCGACGGTCCTGGTGACCGGCCACGGCGCCGAACAGGTCGAGGCGGCTCTTGCCGCGACCGGGGTCGATTTCGTTCGTCAGCCGGAGCAGCTGGGGACCGGTCACGCGCTGCTCTGCGCCCGCCCGGTGCTGGAGGATTTTCGGGGAACCCTGCTGCTGTTGTGCGGCGATGTGCCGCTGTTGCGTCTGGAAACCCTGCGACGGTTGCTGCAGTTGCACCGTGACCGGCAGGCGGCAGTTACGGTCCTGACCGCTGAACTTGACGACCCGTACGGCTATGGTCGTATTGTGCGTGTCGGTGATCAGGTCGAGGGGATCGTCGAGGAGAAGGACGCCAGTGCCGAACAGCGGCGGATTCGTGAGATCAATACCGGCATCTATCTGTTCGAGGTGCCCTTTGTTTTTGAGGCTCTGGCCGGGGTCGGCCGCGACAACGCCCAGGGAGAATATTATCTCACTGATGTGGTGGCCGCCGCCCGTCGCGCAGGACACACCGTCTGCGCGCTGGCGACCGGGGATGCCGATGAGGCGATGGGCATCAATGACCGTGTCCAGCTGGCGGCCGCCGAGTCCATTATGCGGCGGCGGATCAACACCATGCATCTGCGCAACGGGGTCAGCATCCTTGATCCGGAAACGACCTATATCGAGGCCGGGGTGGAGATCGGCGCCGACACCACCCTGCTGCCGGGCACCATCCTGCGCGGAGCGACGGTCATCGGCCGTGACTGCGCCATCGGCCCTCATGTGACCATCGACGCCTGCCGTGTCGCCGACCGGGTGAACATCAAGGCCGGTTCGGTCCTTGCAGAAAGTGACATCGGGCCGGGTACCGATATCGGACCGATGGCTCACCTGCGTCCCGGAACCCGGCTCGCCGGCGAGAACAAGATCGGCAATTTCGTTGAAACCAAGAAGGCCGAGATCGGTTTCGGTTCCAAGGCCAGTCACCTGACCTACCTCGGCGACTGTGAACTCGGCAGCGGCGTCAATATCGGCTGCGGCACCATCACCTGCAACTATGACGGGGTCAACAAGCACCGCACGGTGATCGAGGATGATGTTTTTGTCGGTTCCGACACCCAGTTCGTGGCCCCGGTCAGAATCGGCCGCAACAGCCTTGTCGGCGCCGGTTCGACCATCACCCGGGATGTCCCGCCCGATTCCCTGGCCCTGTCGCGGGTGGAGCAGAAGGTGATTGAAGGCTGGGTCCGGCGCCGGAAAATGAAAAAATAG
- a CDS encoding MXAN_5187 C-terminal domain-containing protein, with product MDERRQISRILSEIEQRMRQLEIHFEQYFGGVEKRAPMQEREELARLLRQFANRHIIQTNLRFRYQNLASRFHSYCGHWDRILRLMDEGKFERGSGRVSAPKSAPLPTAAESDRVAQVYNDLRAAYEETGSGKPPEREQVEEFLARQEEKIRRKFGDREVEFRVVAEGGKPKIKVRARK from the coding sequence ATGGATGAACGCAGGCAGATCAGCCGCATTCTCTCTGAGATCGAACAACGGATGCGCCAACTCGAAATTCACTTCGAGCAGTACTTCGGCGGGGTTGAAAAACGGGCCCCGATGCAGGAACGGGAGGAATTGGCACGCTTGCTGCGCCAGTTCGCCAACCGGCATATCATCCAGACCAACCTGCGTTTCCGCTACCAGAATCTGGCGAGCCGTTTCCACAGTTACTGCGGCCACTGGGACCGCATTCTCCGACTGATGGACGAAGGCAAGTTCGAACGCGGCAGCGGCCGCGTCTCCGCCCCGAAAAGCGCCCCGTTGCCGACCGCGGCAGAGTCCGACCGGGTTGCTCAGGTCTATAATGACCTGCGTGCCGCCTATGAGGAAACCGGCAGCGGCAAACCTCCCGAACGCGAGCAGGTCGAGGAATTCCTGGCCCGACAGGAGGAGAAAATCCGCCGCAAGTTCGGCGACCGCGAAGTGGAGTTCCGGGTTGTCGCTGAAGGGGGTAAGCCGAAGATCAAGGTCCGGGCCAGGAAGTGA
- a CDS encoding patatin-like phospholipase family protein, translating to MTAKRRQKTALVLAGGGIMGAAYEIGCLTVLDQLFEDDFNVNRFDLFVGVSAGSVIASLIANNVSPASLFSAISNDEQTVFNWRRRDIYRLDTLAMLGSCWKLFANSVRIFRSYRSSRSNFSLQELPYLLQEQFPAGLFSLGPMQDYLCRSFRQEGLCDDFRELERPLFIPSYDLDNGKRVIFGSDGYRNVHICQAITASSAIPFFFRPHRIGGRYYIDGNIGRVTHIDIAIEQGAKLIVLINPRVPMVNDPARICLPSLSYGHCTSIAKLGIGVAWEQSQRIESREKLELAMETYRREHPDVDIILIEPGPEESLLFFQSPMSQKARNQTMAYGYQLTLGQLNNRLPELARIFSRHQINTRMTRLPDLFKKPARPTGTEGESHE from the coding sequence GTGACGGCGAAACGCAGACAAAAAACCGCCCTGGTTCTAGCTGGCGGCGGCATCATGGGAGCGGCCTACGAAATAGGCTGCCTGACCGTCCTTGACCAGCTGTTCGAAGACGATTTCAACGTCAACCGATTCGATCTCTTTGTCGGCGTCAGCGCCGGCTCGGTGATTGCCAGCCTGATAGCCAACAACGTTTCTCCGGCCAGCCTCTTTTCAGCCATCAGCAACGATGAACAGACCGTCTTCAACTGGCGACGACGCGACATCTACCGTCTCGATACCCTGGCCATGCTCGGCAGTTGCTGGAAACTGTTCGCCAACAGCGTCCGCATCTTCCGCAGCTATCGAAGCAGTCGTTCGAATTTCAGCCTGCAGGAACTGCCTTACCTCCTGCAGGAACAGTTTCCTGCCGGGCTTTTTTCCCTCGGACCGATGCAGGACTATCTCTGCCGCTCCTTTCGCCAGGAGGGGCTGTGCGATGACTTCCGCGAACTGGAACGCCCTCTGTTCATCCCCAGTTATGATCTCGACAACGGCAAACGGGTCATCTTCGGCAGCGACGGCTACCGCAATGTTCATATCTGCCAGGCGATCACCGCCTCCAGCGCCATCCCTTTCTTCTTCCGCCCGCACCGTATCGGCGGCCGCTATTACATCGACGGCAACATCGGTCGCGTCACCCATATTGACATCGCCATCGAACAGGGAGCCAAACTGATCGTGCTGATCAACCCACGGGTACCGATGGTCAACGATCCCGCTCGAATCTGTCTGCCTTCTCTTTCCTACGGCCATTGCACCAGTATTGCCAAACTCGGCATCGGCGTCGCCTGGGAACAGTCGCAACGTATCGAAAGTCGGGAGAAACTGGAACTGGCCATGGAAACCTACCGGCGTGAACATCCGGATGTCGACATCATCCTGATCGAACCGGGGCCGGAAGAATCGCTGCTCTTTTTCCAGAGTCCAATGAGCCAGAAGGCCCGCAACCAGACCATGGCCTACGGTTATCAACTGACCCTGGGGCAACTCAACAATCGTCTTCCGGAACTGGCGCGCATCTTCTCCCGGCATCAGATCAACACCCGGATGACACGACTGCCGGACCTCTTCAAGAAACCGGCCCGGCCCACCGGGACGGAAGGAGAGAGCCATGAATAG